A single genomic interval of Xiphophorus couchianus chromosome 2, X_couchianus-1.0, whole genome shotgun sequence harbors:
- the LOC114151624 gene encoding uncharacterized protein LOC114151624 → MTAGFMISRIFMLCLIKGVTYASAFPGASTGYTPWQDGGQKREVLGYRRPLHYVRSLRQLKNNLINTRQNPQRSGVKDLTPGQTFRQTPHHLWPQNLPVQPAPQRNYPLVQPRGFRISLDLPFYKLDQMKETNSPTKVFLQTDPKLQTKPNVQSGLSISEFQSPERDSKKDPKAGKNIHGVPTSTFQVNLTVPPPAASLKPIKPIGMLVENQNPGNIFQTSYGDLGKRLSSIYTELKSPTINQKAREQTRKQLVSTWSNYPATGPKQTLQQPDESTYTQPTEGKLTSSTWQLNQHKISPQRNYDTPTTRQSLAPQKPDSTKPLSLSFVKYLERLGLNKAQTSPTREDLVQPYSKPKLHLSPPQYNRGSQDNKYVGVGSQSVAANVKDFTSDQKGEKEQDSAVPTLQLEFSFPVKKLSNLTKGGGYLTIKPQNVESLLTQYMAAKKLQLPESELKKSALGFDAGDHRTTGLPERKRPILNIEPKQKKPPPYEPVTDEPTGRKPSFSSWFPRDSEIGKPQFPVRGISKYLIDVTRPLNGKYQTIQPKSLQSERLQSFYSSLKPITNRYVESQPRPSSSLYASTHDNPFKPYSDLQKNAEIDSSPHHRLFAYGSSSFNSPMLEVVPSKRPQTWQKPISSLYLHESNRGKEPSYDTFEDVAALHSLPSGYKVQKKLPEQDDRGHIKEGKDYYVKPFDTNEGGSVSWQMYQTGNTARTSFNVQPPCRASFSRLGQYGSFSDLRYPYLNAESQPCSQVPCINGVGKCVNEPNKQNTNFPQRVSYLPKAEAISVSIPFSTFERIFTQSSYQPAQNGFKLQQYPVGQGQP, encoded by the exons ATGACTGCTGGCTTCATGATTTCAAG AATATTCATGCTTTGCCTAATAAAGGGAGTGACTTATGCCTCTGCTTTCCCAGGAG CCAGTACTGGGTACACACCATGGCAAGATGGAGGACAGAAACGGGAAGTACTGGGTTACCGCCGCCCTCTGCATTATGTTCGCTCTCTGAGACAGCTGAAGAATAATCTGATCAACACAAGACAAAACCCTCAAAGGAGTGGTGTGAAGGATTTGACCCCTGGTCAGACTTTTAGGCAAACTCCACATCATCTTTGGCCACAGAACCTTCCAGTCCAACCTGCACCACAAAGAAACTACCCTTTGGTTCAACCCCGAGGTTTCAGGATCAGCTTGGATCTCCCTTTTTATAAACTCGATCAAATGAAAGAAACCAACTCTCCCACCAAAGTCTTTCTGCAAACTGACCCCAAACTCCAGACTAAACCAAATGTTCAAAGTGGCCTcagcatttctgagtttcaaagcCCTGAGAGAGATTCCAAAAAGGATCCAAAAGCTGGAAAGAATATCCATGGTGTTCCCACTTCAACCTTCCAGGTCAACCTTACCGTTCCCCCTCCCGCTGCATCTTTAAAGCCAATAAAACCCATTGGCATGCTTGTTGAAAACCAAAACCCAGGAAATATCTTTCAGACCAGTTATGGAGATCTAGGGAAAAGGTTGAGTTCTATATATACTGAATTGAAATCCCCCACCATCAACCAGAAAGCACGTGAACAAACCAGAAAGCAACTGGTTTCAACATGGTCTAACTATCCTGCTACTGGACCCAAGCAAACTCTACAGCAGCCAGATGAGTCGACTTACACCCAACCTACTGAGGGCAAACTGACCTCTTCAACATGGCAATTAAACCAGCACAAAATTTCCCCACAAAGAAACTATGATACTCCCACAACCAGGCAGAGTTTGGCACCACAAAAACCAGATTCAACCAAACCActgtctttgtcttttgttaAGTATCTTGAACGTTTGGGTCTCAACAAAGCCCAAACAAGCCCAACGAGAGAAGACTTAGTTCAGCCTTATTCAAAACCAAAGCTACATTTGTCTCCTCCTCAATATAACAGAGGATCTCAAGATAACAAATATGTTGGTGTTGGTTCTCAAAGTGTTGCTGCTAATGTCAAAGATTTCACAAGCGATCAAAAAGGTGAAAAGGAACAAGATTCTGCAGTTCCCACCCTACAACTAGAATTTTCCTTCCCAGTTAAAAAATTGTCAAACCTCACTAAAGGTGGTGGGTACTTGACTATCAAACCTCAAAATGTTGAGTCTCTATTGACTCAATACATGGCGgcaaaaaaactacaattacCGGAGAGTGAATTAAAAAAGTCAGCTTTAGGCTTTGATGCTGGGGACCACAGAACAACTGGGCTTCCTGAAAGGAAACGGCCAATCCTAAATATTGAaccaaaacagaagaaaccacCTCCTTATGAGCCTGTTACTGACGAACCTACAGGCAGAAAGCCAAGCTTTTCATCCTGGTTTCCAAGAGATTCAGAGATTGGAAAGCCTCAGTTTCCAGTCCGGGGAATTTCAAAATACCTCATTGATGTTACACGACCCTTAAATGGCAAATATCAAACCATCCAGCCAAAATCACTGCAATCTGAAAGGCTTCAAAGTTTCTACAGTTCTCTGAAGCCCATCACAAACCGCTATGTGGAAAGTCAGCCTAGACCTTCATCCAGCCTTTATGCTTCTACACATGACAATCCCTTTAAACCATACAGTGATCTCCAAAAGAATGCTGAGATTGATTCAAGTCCACATCACCGCCTGTTCGCTTATGGCAGTTCATCCTTTAATTCTCCCATGTTGGAAGTTGTTCCTTCAAAAAGGCCACAAACATGGCAGAAACCAATTTCTTCCCTTTATCTTCACGAGTCCAACCGTGGAAAAGAACCTTCTTATGATACTTTTGAAGATGTAGCCGCTCTGCACAGTCTGCCAAGTGGATATAAAGTTCAAAAGAAACTTCCTGAGCAAGACGACCGTGGACATATTAAAGAGGGAAAAGATTACTATGTGAAACCCTTTGACACTAATGAAGGAGGTTCTGTCTCTTGGCAGATGTACCAGACTGGAAACACTGCGAGGACATCCTTTAATGTACAACCCCCATGTAGAGCTTCATTCTCTAGGCTTGGCCAATATGGGTCTTTTTCAGACCTTCGCTACCCTTACCTAAATGCAGAATCTCAGCCTTGCAGTCAAGTACCTTGCATCAACGGTGTAGGTAAATGTGTTAATGAACCTAATAAACAGAACACAAATTTTCCACAAAGGGTTAGTTACTTGCCAAAGGCAGAGGCAATTTCTGTTTCTATTCCTTTCAGTACTTTTGAACGCATTTTTACTCAATCAAGCTACCAGCCTGCTCAAAATGGCTTTAAGCTCCAGCAATACCCTGTTGGACAAGGACAGCCTTGA